The window CATTGACCTCTCTGAAACCATTGCAATAAGCTACTTCCAGATAGTCACCCATGGAGTGGAATTCTTGTTTAATCAATGAAGCCTTTTCATTTATATCTGAAATATCTCCTATATCAATTGATTTGCACAGAACCTTGCTATTCTCAACACAATAATTTTTAAACAGGCCTGATATAGAATTTAACAAAACTTTTTTCTTATCTTCTTTTGTTGAATAAATGTATTGAATATTTATTTCCTGAACATTTTTTAGCTTAGAGAGCACTTTTATTAATATATATACTTGCTCTATAAGCCCCTCTAAAGCTTGGGATATTTGTTCACTTGAGTTTTGCAGTTCTAAATTTGAGTTGTCAATTACAACCGATAATATTGAATCACCATACTGTCTTACTTTTTCCGTTATTCTTTCGCAAGACTCACTTGAAATATCCATTTCACAATTTATCAAATAAACATTGTCCCCTGATTGACCAGCTAACGCTTCTCCTAATTGCTGTTGGAGTGAAAAACATATTATGGTCCCTAAAGAGCTTTTCTTCTCTTTTTCAATATCTTTTTTTAACCATTTAGGAGTATATACGGCTAAACTGCAATTGTCGTTTTTCTGTATTAGCTTTAAACTTTGAACAAGAGTATCTCCGGATATCTCTTTATTATTATATAATTGAACAAGTTTCTTCTTGTCTGTAATTAAAGTATCCTTAATAAACTGTACTGTTTTTGAATTCTGGCTTGCATTGCCGGATAAGTCATTTTCAAAATCAATGAAACCGTTTAATACATCGATATCTCCATTATCCTTATTAAGCAAGTCTCTTACAATTTGATCCAAATATGCCTGTTCCATTTTTCCTCCTTAAAATAACTTTTCTTACTGGTATTTTTCTTGCTTTATCTTAGAATTTAATGTCATTTAAGAGTAACGTTTGGACAAACATGCTCCTATTCCCCCGTTGCACTATATCATTCTCTTTATTATTTCATCAGACAGCTCCAGAAAACTGGTATTACAAATACTGTTTTTCTTTAGCTGAAAGGTTGTTACATAGTTTAGTGCCGCTTGATTGATATGTGTATTATGAGGGATTCTTGTTTTAAAAAGTGTATCTCCTATATTCTGTTCCAGACTGGCGACAATTTTTTTTGAGGTATTTGTTCTGTTATCAATATTATTTATGAGTATACCTAATTCTTTAATATTGGGATTGGTTTTCTTTATATCAATTACAAATCTACGTGTCAGGTTAATACCCTTCACACTATCAATACTTGGAACTGCCGGAATTATGTAATAATCACTGGCTATCATTGCAGATACAAATAAATAATCTAGCACAGGATGCGTATCCATAATGATATAATCATATTTTTTACCTATTTCCCCCAGCCGCTCCTTTAGTATGTATAATCTTTTGCTTGTCCCTCTTTGCTCTAATACTCTTCCTATTTCACCAATATTAATTTGGGATGGGATGATGTCCACATTAGGTATTCCTGATTGATGTATACATTGTTCAGTATTAATGTCATTGTCTGTTAAAAGTTGATATACTGAATTGCGTTGCTGTCCATTACTTGAACGATCAGATAAATTACCCTGCATATCTAAATCAATCATTAAAATTTTCTTACCTTTTATGGATAATGCATGAGATAAATTATGCACAATTGTAGTTTTGCCTACACCGCCTTTAATATTAGCAATACAAATAGTTTTCGTCATATTAACCGTCCATTCCCATTATTACTTAATGTTCGTTTTATCTATGGTCTCAATCTTTTCAATGATACGGGCTATATCGCCCTCATCACTGGCAAGCTCTTGAAGAATCACTTCTAAATCATCCTCAGCAGCAGCTTTTACTTCCGGCCGAACTGGAATGGTCTTGTTTATTGTCTTGACCCAGCAGGACTTTTGTGCAAAAGGATAGGTTGGTAAATCAACAAG of the Ruminiclostridium papyrosolvens DSM 2782 genome contains:
- a CDS encoding ParA family protein gives rise to the protein MTKTICIANIKGGVGKTTIVHNLSHALSIKGKKILMIDLDMQGNLSDRSSNGQQRNSVYQLLTDNDINTEQCIHQSGIPNVDIIPSQINIGEIGRVLEQRGTSKRLYILKERLGEIGKKYDYIIMDTHPVLDYLFVSAMIASDYYIIPAVPSIDSVKGINLTRRFVIDIKKTNPNIKELGILINNIDNRTNTSKKIVASLEQNIGDTLFKTRIPHNTHINQAALNYVTTFQLKKNSICNTSFLELSDEIIKRMI